A single region of the Halopiger xanaduensis SH-6 genome encodes:
- a CDS encoding catalase, with product MSGHDSHDERQAEENATDNSEPAGNSDRTNETEQSIADGGSSETDGGSESDGQPGTSDRTEGVDENSKQDQLDEVRENSEGEELTTDHGVKVSDTDNSLKAGERGPTIMEDFHFREKMTQFDHESIPERVVHARGTGVHGYFQPYEDPDLGDEYDDIEELTKAKVLTDPDQKTPVFTRFSTVVGSRGSADTVRDVRGFATKFYTEEGNWDLVGNNIPVFFIQDAMEFPDLVHSIKPDPDDGTPQASAAHDTFWDFASLKPEITHMIMWVLSGRALPRAYRMMQGFGVHTFRLVNEEGESVFVKFHWAPEYDTSQLVWDETQKIAGKNPDFNRQDLYDVIEAGYEPEFELGVQIFDEEDAEEFDFDVLDPTKIVPESEVPVRPIGKMTLNETPDNFFAEVEQVAFHPGNVVPGIDFSNDPLLQGRLFSYQDTQLNRFGSANWDEIPINRPIAERHNNQRAGFMRQEINEGKASYKPNSIGDDDPQEAPEEEGGYEHYAEKIDGKKIRNRSESFQNHFDQARLFWNSMTEPEKQNIIDAAHFELGKVDRVEIRERMVYDLFNNVDHEFAKRVAEGIGVEPPEEPGDQMPTHDREDSRLSIEERRDADSIETRKIAVLVDDDYDSDHLETIQSTLQDEGGRVKIVSKVLGDKEAENGDTVAADKSHVTTESVLFDAVYVPGGDHVDALVEQGNAKHFVAEMFKHKKPIAAAGAGTDLLEAVELPGVDVANAREGIVSEQGVVMDPDGEDLESFAEEFVDAIAQHRHWERDPKEVPA from the coding sequence ATGTCAGGACACGATTCACACGACGAACGGCAGGCGGAGGAGAACGCGACAGATAATTCGGAACCCGCCGGTAACAGCGATCGGACGAACGAGACCGAGCAGTCGATCGCCGACGGCGGCTCGAGCGAGACCGACGGCGGAAGCGAGAGCGACGGTCAGCCCGGAACCAGCGACCGCACCGAGGGCGTCGACGAGAACAGCAAGCAGGACCAACTCGACGAGGTGCGGGAGAACTCCGAGGGCGAGGAGCTGACGACGGACCACGGCGTCAAGGTCAGCGACACGGACAACTCCCTGAAGGCCGGCGAGCGCGGGCCGACGATCATGGAGGACTTCCACTTCCGGGAGAAGATGACCCAGTTCGACCACGAGTCGATCCCGGAACGAGTAGTCCACGCGCGTGGAACCGGCGTTCACGGCTACTTCCAGCCCTACGAGGATCCGGATCTCGGCGACGAATACGACGATATCGAGGAGCTGACGAAGGCGAAGGTTCTGACCGACCCGGACCAGAAGACGCCGGTCTTCACTCGGTTCTCGACGGTCGTCGGCTCCCGGGGCTCCGCGGACACGGTGCGAGACGTCCGCGGCTTCGCGACGAAGTTCTACACCGAGGAGGGCAACTGGGACCTCGTCGGGAACAACATCCCCGTCTTCTTCATCCAGGACGCGATGGAGTTCCCCGATCTGGTCCACTCGATCAAGCCGGACCCCGACGACGGGACGCCGCAGGCCTCGGCGGCCCACGACACCTTTTGGGACTTCGCCTCCCTCAAGCCCGAGATTACGCACATGATCATGTGGGTCCTCTCCGGTCGCGCGCTCCCGCGCGCGTATCGGATGATGCAAGGGTTCGGCGTCCACACCTTCCGGCTGGTCAACGAGGAAGGCGAGTCGGTGTTCGTCAAGTTCCACTGGGCGCCCGAGTACGACACCAGCCAACTCGTCTGGGACGAGACGCAGAAGATCGCCGGCAAGAACCCCGACTTCAACCGTCAGGACCTCTACGACGTCATCGAGGCTGGGTACGAACCCGAGTTCGAACTCGGGGTTCAGATCTTCGACGAGGAGGACGCCGAGGAGTTCGACTTCGACGTCCTCGATCCGACGAAGATCGTCCCCGAGTCGGAGGTTCCCGTGCGGCCGATCGGGAAGATGACCCTGAACGAGACGCCGGACAACTTCTTCGCGGAGGTCGAGCAGGTCGCGTTCCACCCCGGGAACGTCGTCCCCGGGATCGACTTCTCGAACGACCCGCTCCTGCAGGGCCGGCTGTTCTCCTACCAGGATACCCAACTCAATCGCTTCGGCAGCGCCAACTGGGACGAGATTCCGATCAACCGGCCGATCGCCGAGCGGCACAACAACCAGCGGGCCGGCTTCATGCGCCAGGAGATCAACGAGGGCAAGGCCTCCTACAAACCCAATTCCATCGGCGACGACGATCCGCAGGAAGCGCCCGAGGAGGAGGGCGGCTACGAACACTACGCCGAAAAGATCGACGGAAAGAAGATCCGAAACCGCTCCGAGAGTTTCCAGAACCACTTCGATCAGGCCCGGCTGTTCTGGAACAGCATGACCGAACCCGAGAAACAGAACATCATCGACGCCGCCCACTTCGAACTCGGCAAGGTCGACCGCGTGGAGATCCGCGAGCGGATGGTCTACGACCTGTTCAACAACGTCGACCACGAGTTCGCCAAGCGCGTCGCGGAGGGCATCGGCGTCGAGCCGCCCGAGGAACCCGGCGACCAGATGCCGACCCACGACCGCGAGGACTCGCGGCTGAGCATTGAAGAGCGCCGGGACGCCGACTCCATCGAAACCCGCAAGATCGCCGTCCTCGTCGACGACGACTACGACAGCGACCACCTCGAGACGATCCAGTCCACCTTACAGGACGAGGGCGGCCGCGTCAAGATCGTCTCGAAGGTGCTCGGCGACAAGGAGGCCGAAAACGGGGATACGGTCGCGGCCGACAAGAGCCACGTCACCACGGAGTCGGTCCTGTTCGACGCGGTCTACGTCCCCGGCGGCGACCACGTCGACGCGCTCGTAGAGCAGGGCAACGCGAAGCACTTCGTCGCCGAGATGTTCAAACACAAGAAGCCGATCGCCGCCGCCGGCGCGGGTACAGACCTGCTCGAGGCGGTCGAACTGCCGGGCGTCGACGTCGCGAACGCCCGCGAGGGCATCGTCTCCGAGCAGGGCGTCGTGATGGATCCCGACGGCGAGGACCTCGAGTCGTTCGCCGAGGAGTTCGTCGACGCGATCGCCCAGCACCGCCACTGGGAGCGCGATCCGAAGGAAGTACCGGCCTAA
- a CDS encoding DUF7344 domain-containing protein: protein MVGTSTEFSTVLELCQDRHRRIVLAALAGEERSLTVRDLEHTIVKYNHHAPPEAVSEDESTRIRISLHHVHLPKLADLSLVDYDRERGLVEPTSRFDRLQPQLSAIIDADPGLDAPLVL from the coding sequence ATGGTTGGGACATCTACCGAATTCAGTACCGTCCTCGAGCTGTGTCAGGACCGACACCGTCGGATCGTTCTCGCGGCACTCGCGGGCGAGGAGCGGTCGCTTACCGTGCGGGACCTCGAGCATACGATCGTCAAATACAATCACCACGCGCCGCCGGAGGCGGTCTCCGAGGACGAATCGACGCGGATTCGGATCTCGCTGCACCACGTCCACCTCCCGAAGTTAGCGGACCTGTCGCTCGTCGACTACGACCGGGAACGGGGGCTGGTGGAACCGACGTCCCGGTTCGACCGCTTACAGCCCCAGCTTTCGGCCATCATCGACGCCGATCCCGGTCTCGACGCACCGCTCGTACTGTGA
- a CDS encoding helix-turn-helix domain-containing protein produces MSIIAEFSVKSDDLAMHHALTAAPQMVVEIEQVVATMEDRIMPYFWVSGDDQAAFEDAFRDDDSVKNIANVDEVEGARLYRAEWTDNIETIVYAYVDLGATIMRAIGKGEEWDLRMRFDNRDSLSDFQAYCEENDISYELNRIQEQEQPMASAQYDLTPTQRETLITALEAGYYEVPRAVTMRELADILGVSQQTLSNRFRAAYNNLITSTLTITHPDEE; encoded by the coding sequence ATGAGCATTATCGCCGAATTTTCCGTCAAATCGGACGATCTTGCGATGCACCACGCGCTCACGGCGGCGCCGCAGATGGTCGTCGAGATCGAGCAGGTGGTGGCGACGATGGAGGATCGGATCATGCCGTATTTCTGGGTGAGCGGCGACGATCAGGCGGCGTTCGAGGACGCGTTTCGGGACGACGACTCCGTGAAGAATATCGCCAACGTCGACGAGGTGGAGGGGGCGAGATTGTACCGCGCCGAGTGGACGGACAACATCGAAACGATCGTTTACGCGTACGTCGACCTCGGCGCAACGATCATGCGAGCGATCGGGAAGGGCGAGGAGTGGGACCTCCGGATGCGATTCGACAATCGTGACTCGCTCTCGGACTTTCAAGCGTACTGCGAGGAGAACGACATCTCCTACGAACTCAACCGGATCCAGGAACAGGAACAGCCGATGGCGAGCGCCCAGTACGACCTCACGCCGACGCAGCGGGAAACGCTGATCACCGCGCTCGAGGCGGGCTACTACGAGGTTCCGCGGGCGGTGACGATGCGCGAACTGGCCGACATACTGGGCGTCTCCCAGCAGACGCTCTCGAACCGGTTCCGCGCGGCGTACAACAATCTCATCACGAGTACGTTGACGATCACTCATCCCGACGAGGAGTAG